In Methanofollis sp., the DNA window GTCATACTTCACTCCATCCACCGGCGGTATGCCTCCGGGTACGCCCTCTCAAAGTGCGGGAGCACCCGTTCGGCGCAGTCCGCAGCCCAGGATGCCATCGCGATCCGATCGTCTCTGCCGTATTTCTTCACAGACGATGTTATGAACTTCTGTCTTCCGCCATTTTCTCTTCTCCTGCAGCCACACCGGCCCGTACTACAACCTATCCCCGGAGATCCTGTCAACAGACACGAGTCCACAAGCCCGGCCTCTTCCGCTCCGGCCATCGACGTCCGATACTTTTAGATATCCCCTCAGGCCAGGGAGAGGCGATGAACCATGAGCACACCCCTGCCGGGCATCATACACACGATCAACCGATGCATGAAGAGGGAGAGAAAACGTCCGCAGAGCATGCAGGCGGACCTCCAAAGACTCA includes these proteins:
- a CDS encoding putative immunity protein, with product MAGAEEAGLVDSCLLTGSPGIGCSTGRCGCRRRENGGRQKFITSSVKKYGRDDRIAMASWAADCAERVLPHFERAYPEAYRRWME